In a genomic window of Brettanomyces nanus chromosome 1, complete sequence:
- a CDS encoding uncharacterized protein (BUSCO:EOG09342OD0~EggNog:ENOG41) — MSKSIGSAGEFTRLFRNSRVAQVPNNLGKLGLDRSKAFPTHQIIEALPSSFSRRDFGLKIRLPKKLKTRHIVINDLDNKYGLPDFEPLNGFYWKKLRFREFGIPVRVKGSGLGNGMQKNAVSSSPLFPAKYQSSDRTTISGALNLKRQSLYSKEFQKHIKTELRKLRRPFITWLVEKYPERLSHTDLSNEIIEFLEEKKPQLNLKNTDFQLKIPSSYADKLSGTAGLSYTLGGRLLQTPNGVESSKVLPGRFLQSKITGHHFGLGGFVGYSSASQSQVKYLNRLSTLNKPITGTDKFSREFRVPIIPKHAYINLESKKLDLDLDPVRSIKRYGKGKNGTSLSSIKKYISPRSPLSGNDKETSVLNSLLGLLESVDKK; from the coding sequence ATGTCCAAAAGCATTGGATCGGCAGGCGAGTTCACCAGACTATTTAGAAACTCAAGAGTGGCTCAGGTGCCTAACAACTTGGGGAAGTTGGGGCTCGATAGGAGTAAAGCATTTCCTACACATCAGATCATAGAAgctcttccttcttccttctcgAGAAGGGACTTTGGCCTAAAGATCCgtcttccaaagaaattgaagactCGGCATATTGTGATAAACGATTTGGATAATAAGTATGGACTTCCTGATTTTGAGCCATTGAATGGCTTCTATTGGAAGAAGCTCAGATTCAGAGAGTTTGGTATTCCTGTCAGGGTGAAGGGAAGCGGACTGGGAAATGGTATGCAGAAGAATGCAGTCTCTTCCAGTCCCCTTTTCCCCGCCAAATATCAATCATCAGATAGAACTACGATATCTGGAGCTCTTAATCTAAAAAGACAGTCACTCTATTCCAAAGAGTTTCAGAAGCATATTAAAACAGAGCTCAGAAAGTTGAGAAGACCATTTATTACGTGGCTCGTTGAGAAATATCCAGAGAGATTGTCACATACTGACTTGTCGAATGAAATCATTGAGTTTTtagaggaaaagaagccCCAGTTGAACTTAAAGAATACTGACTTCCAATTGAAAATACCTTCTTCCTACGCTGACAAGCTTTCTGGTACGGCAGGTTTGTCTTATACGCTTGGTGGAAGACTCCTACAAACGCCGAATGGTGTGGAATCATCCAAAGTTTTACCGGGTAGATTTCTCCAGTCTAAGATCACAGGTCATCACTTTGGTCTGGGTGGTTTTGTTGGTTATTCATCTGCCTCCCAATCGCAGGTCAAATATCTGAACAGATTGAGCACTTTGAACAAGCCAATCACAGGTACTGATAAATTTAGCAGAGAGTTCAGAGTTCCAATTATTCCAAAACATGCATATATCAACTTGGAAAGTAAGAAGTTGGACTTGGATTTGGACCCTGTTAGATCCATCAAAAGGTATGGTAAGGGCAAGAATGGAACCAGCTTGTCGTCcatcaagaaatacatttCTCCAAGGTCTCCTTTGAGTGGTAACGATAAGGAGACATCTGTTTTGAATTCGTTGTTGGGATTGCTAGAGAGCGTTGATAAGAAATGA
- a CDS encoding uncharacterized protein (EggNog:ENOG41), with protein MGSPGFEETPCHLVVLCHGLWGVSDHFNYLENALRSTVDLKFQKMSNDATSHVVFYRTKSIEKYRTYDGIDLCGTRIADEILKEAKRLQSSKHRITRFSIIGYSLGGLVARYVIGVLEYKGFFKDIQPVNFTSFCSPHVGVLTPGNSISVKTFNWLVPQLLGKSGQQMFLKDNVFGNRHEKKTSLLKLMASSKSIFYRSLKNFQHLALYSNIRSDIRTSWWTSGISYINPFQILDDNPNVSIDEHGFMRFENGSKFELKFLDHYAPVIVDVNGPIKFTRLTQYSTATSTTAGKKVGSKLSQMIQEDLPADNGGTSVEDVTSTFFSSVNNFFARKFKWVVLLFRVCIYLPMWMTWFILNNMIQVSNSSFRVLRESSRLKYLIDFYNLCDPLPVNGHSRTMSESYATGLSKFESDLQDQGDYFLNSVFDAVTSAPASKVHQSIFNENKGASGGRISWTTTLSRLCSVPIDDIGDPNADLKQLDDKNKQNAYNYYQILHHFKLGLSKQQKEIIGSLNKLNWQKFPIYITTTNATHAAAIVRHEDPNFKQGEIVVKHYCEQVFVI; from the coding sequence ATGGGTTCCCCAggttttgaagaaactcCATGTCATCTCGTGGTTCTTTGTCACGGGCTTTGGGGTGTTTCAGATCATTTTAACTACTTGGAAAATGCCTTAAGGTCTACCGTAGACTTGAAGTTCCAGAAAATGAGTAACGATGCCACCTCTCATGTGGTGTTCTACAGAACAAAGTCCATCGAGAAATATCGTACTTATGATGGTATCGATCTATGTGGTACCCGAATTGCAGATGAAATTCTTAAAGAAGCCAAACGATTGCAGAGTTCAAAGCATCGGATTACTCGATTTTCTATTATTGGTTATTCTCTAGGAGGTTTGGTTGCCCGATATGTTATTGGTGTTCTAGAATATAAAGgctttttcaaagatattcaacCAGTTAACTTCACCTCGTTTTGCTCCCCTCACGTCGGCGTCTTAACACCGGGTAATTCTATCTCGGTCAAGACATTCAACTGGCTTGTGCCTCAATTGTTGGGCAAAAGTGGGCAGCAAATGTTTTTGAAAGATAACGTTTTTGGAAATCGCCacgaaaagaaaacatCGCTTTTAAAGCTTATGGCTTCTTCTAAGTCCATCTTCTACCgaagtttgaagaatttccAACATTTAGCCTTATACTCGAATATCAGGTCTGATATTAGAACTTCTTGGTGGACTTCTGGAATCTCTTACATCAATCCATTTCAGATCCTAGATGATAACCCGAATGTGTCTATTGACGAGCACGGCTTTATGAGATTTGAGAACGGTTCCAAGTTTGAATTGAAGTTTTTGGATCATTATGCACCTGTGATCGTAGACGTGAATGGACCTATTAAATTCACTAGATTGACTCAATACTCTACGGCAACATCCACTACGGCTGGTAAGAAAGTCGGTTCAAAGCTCAGTCAGATGATCCAGGAGGATCTGCCTGCTGACAATGGTGGAACAAGTGTAGAAGATGTAACATCtactttcttctcctctgtcAATAACTTCTTTGCACGTAAATTCAAATGGGTTGTATTGCTTTTCAGAGTTTGTATCTATCTACCTATGTGGATGACATGGTTTATTCTCAACAATATGATTCAAGTGTCAAACTCAAGTTTCAGAGTGTTGCGAGAGTCCTCAAGACTAAAGTATTTGATCGACTTCTATAATTTATGTGACCCACTTCCTGTTAATGGTCATTCTAGAACCATGAGCGAATCATATGCTACGGGCTTGTCCAAGTTTGAAAGCGATCTACAAGATCAAGGTGACTATTTTTTAAACTCTGTTTTTGATGCTGTGACTTCGGCACCTGCTTCCAAAGTCCATCAGTCGATATTCAACGAGAATAAGGGGGCTTCTGGTGGCAGAATTTCTTGGACCACCACACTCAGTCGCCTCTGTTCCGTTCCCATTGACGATATTGGTGATCCAAATGCTGACCTAAAACAATTGGATGACAAGAACAAGCAAAATGCTTATAATTACTATCAAATTCTACACCATTTTAAATTGGGACTTTCGAAAcagcagaaagagattaTCGGCAGCTTAAATAAACTCAATTGGCAGAAGTTTCCAATATATATTACTACAACCAATGCTACACACGCTGCTGCCATCGTCAGGCACGAGGATCCGAATTTTAAGCAAGGTGAGATTGTTGTGAAGCATTACTGTGAGCAAGTGTTTGTCATTTAA
- a CDS encoding uncharacterized protein (EggNog:ENOG41), producing the protein MTNSVNQENSSGLALSLRFLKQKWSGSNKHEAKSEANPEIRSKTSKTKTFKSKMVAISPSNKENTNPVVITRSVSNEKTVQEKGIEQEPNRPRIKQKRSFFSLRSVGKPEYKEAAELAKFVAKTEQIDDEQKTEITESSTSAASETKVVSPIRRMISWFVGDLHKAVTEAMLRDYFIRYPGLLSVKIPKDIATGDSLGYGYVNYDTQEHADDAREALNYSDFFGSEIRIIPSLRDKTNRERIGANVFLSNLPSNGLTTRILYDKFKQYGNILSCKYIPQKNQCFIHFENKQDAQYMIERMSHTEIGESRVYAGLHILKKDRVEGKQRTPIPTALTATTEGVTTTTLKQISSVEDVKSSIISASASTPPPSTEYSIFIKNLPLTVEDNVIRSLMEPYGQVMSVLSRKVPNRGGTWALVTLPDLESVNRAIAGLNSFEIEGRKLFVTRAIPREQKDYAKKEERYPKKKLKILVTGLNIAANKAQFNILCRSFTSIKSVELYGTKAPASDGERSGSSRFSDYGYVEMVNETEADQFIEKLRLSGCECYKVCIEVSNRESNYETPHYRYLLPSASTNTESSSGISADIRSPVSVSYLDPTKLYRLAEFNKAVESDRHMLNRRRNFTDIRRKTDEIIWELAVRMFSEPLAGKNGSKSGGRRNKIAEGNGSIAKSELTEVKVHSLTEHMIKFFWVNRFDEFWRFLEMNQLDGRGRLLLPPHPLLRYQLIQSAAYLGIISNRI; encoded by the coding sequence ATGACAAACTCCGTTAACCAGGAAAATTCCTCTGGATTAGCCTTGAGCCTTCGATTTCTTAAGCAGAAGTGGAGTGGAAGCAACAAGCACGAAGCCAAGTCTGAAGCCAATCCCGAGATCAGGTCTAAGACTTCTAAGACTAAAACTTTCAAGAGTAAGATGGTTGCAATCTCCCCAtcaaacaaagaaaatacCAATCCAGTGGTTATAACAAGATCAGTTAGTAATGAGAAAACCGTCCAGGAAAAGGGTATTGAGCAGGAACCAAACAGACCAAGAATaaaacaaaagagaagcttcttctctttaagAAGTGTTGGCAAACCTGAATATAAGGAAGCTGCggaattggccaaatttGTTGCAAAGACAGAacaaattgatgatgaacaGAAAACGGAAATCACCGAATCCTCTACTTCCGCAGCCTCAGAAACGAAGGTAGTCTCACCAATCAGACGGATGATCTCGTGGTTTGTGGGAGATCTCCACAAAGCAGTCACAGAGGCTATGCTTAGAGACTATTTCATTAGGTATCCCggtcttctttctgtaaAGATTCCTAAAGATATAGCAACAGGTGACTCTTTGGGCTACGGTTACGTCAATTATGATACCCAGGAGCATGCAGATGATGCAAGAGAAGCCCTCAACTATTCTgacttctttggatctgaGATAAGAATAATTCCTTCACTTAGAGACAAAAccaatagagaaagaattggTGCTAACGTTTTCCTCTCGAACCTACCTTCGAATGGGTTGACCACCAGGATTTTATACGATAAGTTCAAGCAGTATGGAAATATACTCTCTTGCAAGTATATTCCGCAGAAGAACCAGTGCTTTATTCATTTTGAAAACAAACAGGATGCCCAATACATGATTGAAAGAATGAGCCACACTGAGATTGGAGAATCCCGTGTCTATGCAGGACTCCAtatcttgaaaaaagatcgagttgaaggaaaacAAAGGACACCAATACCAACGGCGCTAACGGCTACGACAGAAGGAGTGACAACCACCACCTTAAAGCAAATATCATCTGTGGAAGACGTCAAATCATCCATTATAAgtgcttctgcttcaactcctcctcCAAGTACTGAATACTCCATATTTATAAAGAATCTTCCATTGACAGTGGAAGATAATGTGATTAGAAGTTTGATGGAGCCCTATGGGCAAGTGATGTCTGTTCTCTCTAGAAAAGTTCCCAACAGAGGAGGTACATGGGCATTAGTAACACTCCCAGATCTGGAATCGGTCAATCGAGCTATTGCCGGATTGAATTCCTTCGAGATCGAGGGACGGAAACTCTTTGTCACAAGAGCCATTCCACGAGAGCAGAAGGATTATGccaagaaggaagagagatatccaaagaagaagttgaagattttAGTCACGGGATTGAATATAGCAGCCAACAAAGCTCAATTCAATATATTATGTAGGTCATTCACCTCGATCAAATCTGTGGAACTTTACGGAACCAAAGCCCCTGCATCTGACGGCGAGAGAAGTGGCAGTTCCAGATTCTCTGATTATGGATATGTTGAGATGGTGAACGAGACAGAAGCTGATCAGTTCATAGAAAAATTGAGATTGTCTGGTTGCGAGTGCTACAAAGTGTGCATTGAGGTCTCCAACAGGGAAAGTAACTACGAGACTCCACACTATCGATATTTACTGCCATCTGCCAGTACCAACACAGAATCATCGAGTGGCATCAGTGCAGATATACGATCACCGGTCTCTGTTTCTTATCTCGACCCTACCAAGCTGTATCGGTTGGCCGAGTTTAATAAAGCTGTTGAGAGCGACAGGCATATGTTgaacagaagaaggaacTTTACAGATATCCGGAGGAAGACAGACGAGATCATTTGGGAGTTGGCAGTTCGAATGTTTTCTGAGCCATTAGCTGGTAAAAACGGTTCCAAAAGCGGAGgtagaagaaataaaattgCTGAAGGTAACGGAAGTATCGCAAAATCTGAATTAACGGAGGTGAAAGTGCACTCTCTGACAGAACATatgatcaaattcttctggGTGAACCGATTTGATGAGTTTTGGAGGTTCCTCGAAATGAACCAGTTGGATGGAAGGGGCCGGCTTCTTTTACCTCCACACCCTTTGCTAAGATACCAACTGATCCAAAGCGCTGCCTACTTGGGTATAATCTCTAACAgaatataa
- a CDS encoding uncharacterized protein (EggNog:ENOG41), producing the protein MTDLQSKLNELVGWCKNQGAKIDSRLKFEYSVEKGIYTVYRPSQDESDESPNFVVEIPRKMLIVPQTARDFFESMVLGFHSELSSTVLLKGYLAYKLTSPEDLKNPYFRLLPKLREIRSPLTYSEAELQLLENTNLYRGTQVRMDQLKTEYQLLMKDIGDNVDRIKFDDFLWGHLILSSRSFPFKIVDENADPRSVMMMPLVDLMNHEPMGRVAWSFTGSHFKVDVEVSNIEMKLANGDGEIEICNNYGPKGNEELLMGYGFVIPDNSFDYLQLSLGRESILKLTEGVDLKQWGVSKLPRLDDYTYSVVTNVYEDPATLERLGLPDRDDEFVVFMCNKDHSIPEGLLELFGVICRNSEDELPTLKSQLNGINKLRESLDTRFKNKLDVMPSKTPEMSLLNFGNCKYYRNGQLKVYNLMKKVLKEKEKQLLKTNRKNLITIKDVVRKDSEEFGAFIQLYQLPVENLNKFEMELFVHLWLFKTVNYHYSSSDSSALPIKILVEDFKRLQKGENHVQKDPFLVDLYEQAITPLRRNKDLNDLIVGDYWDLESFLLVDIVYRRHSYEKGSVLEPVLII; encoded by the coding sequence ATGACCGATTTGCAAAGTAAATTGAATGAACTGGTTGGTTGGTGTAAGAACCAGGGAGCCAAAATTGACTCGAGATTGAAGTTCGAGTATTCTGTCGAGAAAGGAATCTACACTGTATACAGGCCCAGCCAGGATGAATCAGATGAATCTCCAAATTTTGTCGTTGAGATCCCTAGAAAGATGCTCATTGTGCCTCAAACTGCCagagatttctttgaaagtaTGGTTTTAGGATTCCATTCCGAGCTTAGTTCCACGGTTCTTTTGAAAGGTTACCTGGCTTACAAGTTGACCAGTCCTGAGGATCTGAAAAACCCTTATTTCCGACTTCTACCTAAACTCCGAGAAATAAGATCTCCTTTAACGTACAGTGAAGCCGAATTACAACTCTTGGAAAATACAAACCTCTATAGAGGTACCCAGGTGAGGATGGATCAGTTGAAAACTGAATACCAGTTGTTGATGAAGGATATCGGTGACAATGTTGATCGTATCAAATTCGACGATTTTCTATGGGGTCACCTGATCTTGTCCTCTAGATCATTTCCCTTTaagattgttgatgagaatgCCGACCCACGGTCTGTCATGATGATGCCATTGGTGGACCTTATGAACCATGAACCCATGGGAAGAGTTGCGTGGAGCTTCACTGGCAGCCATTTTAAAGTGGATGTTGAAGTCAGCAATATTGAAATGAAGTTGGCCAATGGTgatggagaaattgaaatcTGTAACAATTATGGACCGAAGGGAAATGAGGAACTTCTTATGGGATACGGCTTTGTTATTCCTGATAATAGTTTTGACTACTTACAACTCAGTTTGGGTAGAGAGTCCATATTGAAACTTACTGAAGGGGTTGACTTGAAGCAGTGGGGGGTATCAAAGCTACCCCGATTGGATGATTATACCTATTCGGTTGTGACTAATGTGTACGAGGATCCTGCAACGTTGGAAAGATTAGGACTTCCTGATAGGGATGACGAGTTTGTGGTTTTCATGTGCAATAAAGATCACTCTATTCCTGAGGGACTACTTGAGTTGTTTGGAGTAATTTGCAGAAACAGTGAAGATGAGTTGCCGACCCTTAAAAGCCAATTGAATGGAATTAACAAATTGAGAGAGAGTCTTGATACTAGATTCAAGAACAAACTAGATGTTATGCCATCAAAAACTCCTGAGATGTCTTTACTAAACTTCGGGAACTGTAAATACTATCGAAATGGACAACTGAAAGTGTATaacttgatgaaaaaagttcttaaagagaaagagaagcagttgttgaagactAATAGAAAGAACCTTATTACCATAAAGGACGTGGTTCGTAAGGACAGTGAAGAGTTTGGTGCATTTATACAGCTTTATCAACTTCCGGTGGAAAACTTGAACAAATTTGAGATGGAATTGTTTGTTCATCTATGGTTGTTCAAAACGGTGAATTACCATTATTCCTCATCGGACTCTTCAGCTCTTCCCATCAAAattcttgttgaagacTTCAAACGGTTACAGAAAGGTGAAAATCATGTTCAGAAAGACCCATTCCTGGTGGATTTGTACGAACAGGCTATTACCccattgagaagaaacaaggatCTCAATGACTTAATTGTTGGTGACTACTGGGACCTCGAGTCGTTTTTGTTGGTTGATATTGTCTACAGAAGGCATAGTTATGAGAAGGGATCAGTACTAGAACCTGTATTAATTATATAG
- a CDS encoding uncharacterized protein (EggNog:ENOG41), with protein MLSAQSHTKVIDFGTIDTSSAKADKHKDMDYEKDAISNYGNGRSFFSMWPLKMLFGTREQSGSRASDQSCGNIVDSPLDEVIAMKRLQGDASADNGTDDFIDIQVRKLSYAEVASLRASNKECRCRVVDQDKELEKSVTDMELTNAFKRQKRFDPEATRKQIDDQVIIDDDDHDDDGFDYLSQKKLPKRFKRRHSSKEKR; from the coding sequence ATGCTGTCTGCCCAATCCCACACTAAAGTCATTGACTTCGGTACCATCGACACCTCCAGCGCGAAAGCTGATAAACACAAAGATATGGATTATGAGAAGGATGCAATCTCCAATTATGGTAATGGgagatctttcttttcaatgtGGCCCCTAAAGATGTTATTTGGAACAAGGGAGCAATCAGGCAGTCGGGCATCTGATCAATCATGTGGGAATATAGTCGATTCACCATTGGATGAAGTCATTGCTATGAAGAGACTGCAGGGTGATGCCAGTGCAGACAATGGTACAGACGACTTCATCGACATTCAAGTTCGTAAGCTTTCATATGCTGAGGTCGCATCTTTGAGAGCTTCCAACAAAGAATGTAGGTGCAGAGTTGTGGACCAGGATAAGGAACTAGAGAAATCTGTTACTGACATGGAATTGACCAACGCTTTTAAGAGACAAAAAAGGTTTGATCCAGAGGCTACTCGAAAACAAATCGATGATCAAGTTATtatcgatgatgatgatcatgatgatgatggttTCGACTATTTATCGCAAAAGAAGCTGCCTAAGAGGTTTAAGCGTCGTCATAGCAGCAAAGAAAAGCGCTAG
- a CDS encoding uncharacterized protein (EggNog:ENOG41), with protein MLNIHDALPKNGAESDPESASASVSGSSRRQESILSPHNSIFKALHNPELDFEVSPTTAIPEFSVSSWQPVSRLSPDPIRQQQRPFEGVDSSFVLLSESPNVGSVLSSSSDLDDRSIDDHISSRVTTLHSQRLTATSSLAVLRPDEDCESLDMSETDSSSLSFESSTIIPSFVMPRVSIPSLDVTTNSDSLSVMPLNIQVIGQDNHGLISRLSGYKKTLRHVSFQASNQPSPKLILMIVSQDNYLLPQITKKPFIPILLQTSTEAAISVDKLSSQYMICKPLRLKSIKDDLMVLIDFLSCLDRNCELLTSLLDNGRIGYSMKLNSVNSVLIENSTTSDLSLLCAELKNQSVGTKDPSLVDSDRRQHDGRHDNSSHNQRLRARLFLGFTFGIVSMTLIVIWRELTSVETKNSGAPEIIEKNSRSMGSRIRSTFISFSERPFESKYKSESSFVENVSDIWQKLDRWNEFLFLKLDYLAEEIANLGRFFTSEGYLLIQRAKFALLNLLTFVD; from the coding sequence ATGCTCAATATTCATGATGCCTTACCTAAAAATGGAGCTGAATCAGATCCTGAGTCGGCTTCTGCCTCTGTTTCTGGCTCGTCTCGACGTCAGGAAAGCATTCTTTCACCCCATAACTCGATATTCAAAGCATTACATAATCCGGAGTTGGATTTTGAAGTGTCCCCGACCACCGCTATTCCTGAATTTTCGGTGTCTTCTTGGCAGCCCGTGTCTAGATTGAGTCCGGATCCAATTAGGCAGCAGCAACGTCCTTTTGAAGGTGTAGACTCGAGCTTTGTTTTGTTAAGTGAAAGCCCTAATGTTGGATCAGTGTTATCGAGTTCTTCTGATTTGGACGACAGAAGTATTGATGATCATATCAGCAGTCGAGTAACCACGTTGCATTCACAACGGCTCACAGCAACATCTTCACTAGCCGTTTTAAGACCGGATGAGGACTGTGAGAGCCTAGATATGTCTGAAACCGATTCGTCCTCTCTATCCTTTGAATCCTCCACTATAATTCCCTCTTTTGTAATGCCAAGGGTCTCTATTCCGTCGCTGGATGTTACGACAAACTCAGACAGCTTGTCAGTGATGCCTCTTAACATTCAAGTCATTGGTCAAGATAATCACGGATTGATATCTCGCCTAAGTGGTTATAAGAAGACTCTTCGCCACGTATCCTTTCAGGCAAGCAATCAGCCTTCACCTAAATTGATTCTTATGATTGTCAGTCAGGATAATTACCTCCTACCGCAAATCACCAAGAAACCGTTTATTCCGATTCTGCTGCAGACCAGTACAGAGGCTGCAATATCAGTGGATAAGTTGTCCAGCCAGTATATGATATGCAAGCCTTTGAGATTGAAGTCCATAAAGGACGATCTCATGGTTTTGATCGATTTTCTTAGCTGCTTAGACAGAAATTGTGAGCTTCTCACTTCACTGCTAGACAATGGTCGAATTGGTTATTCCATGAAATTAAATAGCGTGAACTCCGTCTTGATTGAAAATAGCACCACATCGGATCTTTCCTTACTCTGCGCAGAGTTAAAGAATCAATCCGTCGGCACCAAAGATCCGTCACTGGTTGATAGTGATAGACGGCAGCACGACGGCAGACACGATAACAGTTCACATAATCAAAGATTAAGGGCCAGATTGTTTTTAGGCTTCACTTTTGGTATAGTTTCCATGACACTTATTGTGATCTGGAGAGAACTAACCTCTGTAGAGACAAAAAATTCTGGAGCACCTGAGAtaattgaaaagaacagcAGAAGTATGGGATCTCGAATTAGGTCTACgtttatttccttttcagaGAGGCCGTTTGAATCCAAATACAAAAGTGAGTCTTCATTTGTGGAAAACGTTAGTGATATATGGCAGAAATTGGACCGTTGGAATGAGTTTCTGTTTTTAAAGCTGGACTACTTAGCAGAAGAGATAGCCAATCTTGGgagatttttcacctctGAAGGGTATCTATTGATTCAGAGGGCCAAGTTCGCCTTGCTTAATTTGCTAACCTTTGTTGACTGA